tccttccttccttccttccttccttccttccttccttccttccttccttctctctctctctctctctctctctctctctctctctctctcttccttccttccttccttccttccttccttctctctctctctctctcttccttccttccttccttccttctctctttctctctctgttttactgcctgccttcctgccttctctctcagttccttccttccttccttccttcctccggcAGCAGTTGGATCCTGAAGTTTCAAACGCCGCCGTTGGGCTATTGTATCGGTCGCGAGGAAGCTGACCTAGCTGGATAGGGTTACCATCAACAATAAGCTTCAGAAATACAATCATgcgctctcctctgcacacccaGTTTCCTGGGCTGAGCTCCATATACATCATAGAAACGTCGAGTTGCAAAGGGACACCAAgtggtcatccatcccaacccactGCAAGGCCCACTCTCAAGGCAGAAATATATGCAGCCATCCCAgacagggatcaaacttgcaacctcggggttatcagcaccacagTCAAGCCAACAGAgctacagtgggaccttggttctcaaacgccttggttcccaaacactgtAATCCTGGAAGTGTTCTAGTTTTCggatgtttttcagaagccagatGTCTGACGGGGCTGTTGGCTATTATTTCTGGGGCGCctgggccaatcagaagccgtgccttggtttccgaacatttcagaagtcaaacggacttccggaacggattaagtttggtgcttttgctctttattttgcgtttttgttttggaggctttttcggttcatttctTTTTGTGCctgtgcggaacccagttcagctactgatggattgattgtgtgactgcggaaatggataaaagccccccatccaaacaatgactatcattagTGCaggtaaagggggaaaaatgtaattttaatttttatcatctacaatactgtcttattgagggttgggctggatgaccccttaGGGTCCCTTGCAAGTTGACAATTCTATGACAGATATGGAGCTcagccagggccggatttcggtttgatgaggccctcagctcctgaaggcaatggggccctttctatgtccagctgtcctttgtcaagaaCAAATTGCCgcgtttttttgtgttgaatctatgctatatggtaatttatggacctcataggtatctcaagccatttgcacatgtagaatgcaggcaccctatatatagaaaggagcaaaccagggatatttgagggagcaggcgagcaggcggggctcatgacttacatcacaggagcccacacaacacaaaacactgtttctgGATgtcctatattttggaaatgtacttccagtttgtttctttcctttaaatttttttggggggcccaagagagtggggccctaagatatagcctgtttagcttaaacgtaaatctggcactggcatagagatagatagatagatagatagatagatagatagatagatagatagataatattttggaaatgtatgtctagtttttttccctttaatttttttgggggccctaagctatagcttgtttagcttatacataaatccagcactgagctCAGTCCAGGAAGCCGGCCGGGCGAAGGGGAACGAACGATTGTGTTTCCAAGGCTGTCGTTGGCCGGGGCAACGGGTAACCCTACCCGGCTGGTTCGCCTTCTTTGCGGCCGATACAATGGCAAAACGGCGTCTGAAATGTGAACCTCTTATTATGAACGGACGGCAGGCTGACGGGAGATGCTTCCAGGAGCGCCAGCGAGGCCACCCAGCGCCCAAAAGTGGATCGTGGCTTCAGCGTTTGCCAGCGGGACCTGGACACAGCGAGGATGGAGCCTCTGCAACAGGAAATGTAAGTTTTCTCCTGTCCGGTGTTTGCATGAAACcggtgttagaaattagccagtaGCCAGGCGCGTTTTGCAACAGAGTCCAGTTGCGGCAGAACATCTCCGTACGGCTAGTTCCTCCAGCTCTCTCCAGCTAAGCAACTCAGTCTCTTAAGCCAAGAAGGGGTATTCTCTATAagattgaatatcaatatacgtatcaagactttgagattagaccactgaaggaGCCCAGAAAACTATCTTCAGAGCGTGCTACCTGCAAgaaacaggtgcaaaatgccGGCACCCTGTCTCTATCTacaactccatcccctccaacgtttctcccctgaaaatagggacgtcctattccatcccctccaacgtttctcccctgaaaagagggacgtcctattccatcccctccaacgtttctcccctgaaaagagggacgtcctattccatcccctccaacgtttctgtcctgaaaatagggacgtcctattccatcccctccaacgtttttcccttgaaaatagggacgtcctattccatcccctccaacgtttctcccctgaaaatagggacgtcctattccatcccctccaacgtttctcccatgaaaatagggacgtccgtcTTATTCCATCCCTTCCAACATtcctcccttgaaaatagggacgtcctattccatcccctccaacgtttctcccctgaaaatagggacgtcctattccatcccctccaacgtttcttcTGTAAAAGAGGGATGTTCCGGGATCGactcagaaaccgggacggcttctggcAATCTGGTACTATCCCTGGAAAACCGGGACACTTGGAAGTTCTGCTAGCCCTGactgacctctctctctcccccaggacACCCCAGTCTCCTCCGGAGCCCGAAGGCTCTGTGGAGGTGGCTGAGCTGCGGTCAGAGGTCCAGTTGCTCCTCTCGGGCCGCGGGAGCCCCAAGATGGACTGCATCGTCTGCTACTGCTCCTACGACCTGTCCGGCCGCCTTCCTCGGCGCCTCTACTGCGGCCACACCTTTTGCCAGGCCTGCATCCGGCGACTCCACGTCGTGGCCAACGAACAGCGCTGGATCCCTTGCCCCCAGTGCCGTCAGAGCACACCGGCTCCCCGCGGAGGGGTCACCATGCTGGACCTGGATCTCGCAGCCTTCCTGGCGGTCAAGTCGGAGAAGGACCACCCTCGGGCCGTGGCCAGGCCAGAGGCGGAGACGGCCTCCAAGTCGCCCACCAAGGACCAGCCCATCACCCACCAACCCGCAGGCCTGTGCCACGAGGCAGTGGCACGGCCATACTTGCCGCAAAACAACTGCTGTGCCGGCTGCCTCTGCTGCGGGACCACGGCGGATTTCCAGAGCTGACCGGGCTTCGTCTGGGCCCCCTAAATGCCCCACGTCCTCTTCAAAGGGATAGCAGAGGCTAGCTGCCTGCTGCAAGCGCCACTCGCCTTCCAGCCTGTATTGTCTGAGAGCTGCGTATTAACAAAAATTATTTCTGCTATTTTCATCGATGGATTTCAGATCTCGCGCTCCGTGCCCAGTAAGCCGACGGAGGTGTGTAAGAAGGTTCCTAAAAACGGTTTGAAATGCAAGCAGGAGGTTTTTCCCAGCATGTGGTGCCATTGTGGGAAAGAGAGGGcgttttgggagatgatatacgaCAAGATGGAAAAGGTGTGATGGTACCAAAAACACCCCAAGCTTTTCCTTTTC
This genomic stretch from Podarcis muralis chromosome 18, rPodMur119.hap1.1, whole genome shotgun sequence harbors:
- the LOC114588682 gene encoding RING finger protein 224-like is translated as MEKGTDADFFKSRGKSVGRHRGVLLTGDASRSASEATQRPKVDRGFSVCQRDLDTARMEPLQQEMTPQSPPEPEGSVEVAELRSEVQLLLSGRGSPKMDCIVCYCSYDLSGRLPRRLYCGHTFCQACIRRLHVVANEQRWIPCPQCRQSTPAPRGGVTMLDLDLAAFLAVKSEKDHPRAVARPEAETASKSPTKDQPITHQPAGLCHEAVARPYLPQNNCCAGCLCCGTTADFQS